In the Malania oleifera isolate guangnan ecotype guangnan chromosome 1, ASM2987363v1, whole genome shotgun sequence genome, one interval contains:
- the LOC131168130 gene encoding BTB/POZ domain-containing protein At1g55760, whose translation MSDSAYRVETTSRLAQWRIDNLASCTYRKSDPFKIGIWNWHLSIEKNRLLFVKLYPEISNKSRDNPPIASFIIRVLCSVGDRKALTHPEITDKQLKNNDDFVWAIEVPLTGKFIIDIEFLDLKTASPNGGEPCSIWSEGFAQKQSSVTALSSLGRMLSESIHTDIIINASDGSIGAHRAVLAARSPVFRSMFSHNLKEKELSVINICDMSIEACQAFLNYIYGNIQHDEFLIHRLALLRAADKYDLSDLKEACHDSLLEDIDTKNVLERLQTASLYRLPKLKSGCMQYLVKFGKIFDIRDDFNTFLQCADRDLISEVFHEVLAAWRGF comes from the exons ATGAGCGACTCCGCTTACCGGGTCGAAACCACTTCCCGCCTCGCCCAATGGAGGATCGACAACCTCGCCTCTTGCACCTACCGCAAATCCGACCCTTTCAAAATTGGAATCTGGAATTG GCATTTATCCATTGAGAAGAACCGGTTGTTGTTTGTTAAACTGTACCCGGAGATATCGAATAAGTCTAGAGACAATCCTCCAATTGCATCTTTCATCATCCGAGTGCTCTGTTCTGTGGGAGATCGCAAGGCTCTGACCCATCCAG AAATAACAGACAAGCAACTCAAGAACAATGATGACTTTGTTTGGGCAATTGAGGTTCCACTGACTGGGAAATTCATCATCGACATTGAATTCCTTGACTTGAAGACTGCCTCTCCAAAC GGTGGAGAGCCTTGTTCCATCTGGTCCGAGGGATTTGCACAAAAGCAATCATCTGTCACAGCTCTTTCATCCCTTGGTCGAATGTTATCTGAAAGCATCCACACAGACATCATAATCAATGCTTCTGATGGAAGCATTGGAGCCCATCGTGCGGTGCTCGCTGCGAGATCTCCAGTCTTCCGAAGCATGTTTTCCCATAACCTGAAAGAGAAAGAACTATCTGTCATAAACATTTGTGACATGTCCATTGAGGCTTGCCAGGCATTTCTCAATTATATATATGGGAACATCCAACACGACGAATTTCTCATCCACCGGCTGGCACTCCTACGGGCTGCTGATAAGTATGATCTCTCAGACTTGAAAGAGGCGTGCCATGATAGTCTGCTAGAAGATATTGATACTAAAAATGTTCTCGAAAGACTCCAAACTGCATCTCTCTACCGGCTGCCAAAACTGAAGAGCGGGTGCATGCAGTATCTTGTgaagtttggaaaaatatttgacATTAGAGATGATTTTAATACCTTTCTTCAATGTGCTGACCGAGACCTCATATCCGAAGTCTTTCATGAGGTTCTTgctgcttggagaggtttctaa